Proteins from one Halopseudomonas pelagia genomic window:
- a CDS encoding spinster family MFS transporter encodes MSAINADGGTQGHLVGYGSKAYRNYVLFALTLIYILNFVDRALLAVVGPDLVPDLGITDTQFGLLTGFGFALLYTAVGIPLARFADVANRVWIMTVCVALWSLMTALCGLATEITIGSVTIGAFWILLMCRVGVGIGEAGCTPPANSLIADYFIPRERSQALGFYAMGVTLGTMFANLIGGWVTDMFDWRTAFFVVGLPGLLVAIVFKLTVKEPPRGYTDPQQAEKKERASLGEAIHELMGKPAFWLMTAGATIAAFCGYGISSFQSLFLVRTYEITAGQAAIWINTPVALSAAIGTFATGWLATRIYKKHPGAIAWIPAMGLAISVPFYIFAFTTDNLLYAAIGLVIAGFVKYGYLAAQYTIGQGVVSMRVRAMATAVMLLLVNLIGYGFGPLFIGAVSDIFFRSGVAEFGVAAGELARNQCHPAVLGQLNQNLQEVCGQVYAQSLQTAMIIMACLYLGSSLCFLLTWGRMGKDMVDRQVVNPVKP; translated from the coding sequence ATGAGTGCCATCAATGCAGATGGGGGGACCCAAGGCCACTTGGTCGGCTATGGTTCCAAGGCGTACCGCAATTATGTGCTCTTCGCGCTGACACTTATTTACATCTTGAATTTCGTCGACCGCGCCCTGCTGGCGGTCGTCGGTCCCGATCTGGTGCCAGACCTCGGGATTACCGACACCCAGTTCGGGCTTCTCACCGGCTTCGGTTTCGCCCTGCTCTATACAGCTGTAGGTATCCCGCTCGCGCGCTTTGCCGATGTAGCCAATCGTGTATGGATCATGACCGTCTGCGTGGCGCTGTGGTCGCTGATGACCGCGCTCTGCGGCCTTGCGACAGAAATTACCATCGGCTCGGTGACCATCGGCGCGTTCTGGATTCTGCTGATGTGCCGCGTCGGTGTGGGTATCGGCGAAGCGGGCTGTACGCCGCCGGCCAACTCCCTGATCGCGGACTATTTCATCCCGCGTGAACGCTCTCAGGCGCTGGGCTTCTACGCCATGGGCGTCACACTCGGCACCATGTTCGCCAACCTGATCGGCGGCTGGGTTACCGACATGTTCGACTGGCGCACCGCCTTTTTCGTCGTCGGTTTGCCGGGCTTGCTGGTCGCCATCGTGTTCAAACTGACGGTCAAGGAGCCGCCGCGCGGCTACACCGATCCGCAGCAAGCTGAGAAAAAAGAGCGTGCCAGCCTGGGTGAGGCTATCCACGAGCTGATGGGCAAGCCTGCTTTCTGGTTGATGACCGCTGGCGCGACCATTGCCGCATTCTGCGGTTACGGTATCTCCTCGTTCCAGTCGCTCTTTCTGGTCCGCACCTACGAGATCACCGCCGGTCAGGCAGCGATCTGGATCAACACGCCGGTAGCCCTGTCTGCGGCCATCGGCACCTTCGCCACCGGCTGGCTAGCGACCAGGATTTACAAGAAGCACCCGGGCGCCATCGCCTGGATACCGGCGATGGGCCTGGCAATCTCGGTTCCGTTTTATATCTTCGCCTTCACCACCGACAATCTGCTCTACGCTGCCATCGGCCTGGTCATCGCCGGTTTCGTGAAGTACGGCTATCTGGCCGCTCAGTACACGATCGGCCAGGGTGTGGTCAGCATGCGTGTGCGCGCCATGGCCACGGCAGTGATGCTGCTTCTGGTCAACCTGATTGGCTACGGTTTCGGCCCGCTGTTCATTGGCGCAGTCTCCGATATCTTCTTCAGGTCCGGCGTTGCCGAGTTTGGGGTCGCGGCTGGCGAACTGGCGCGCAATCAGTGTCACCCCGCCGTACTCGGCCAGCTAAATCAGAACCTGCAGGAAGTCTGTGGCCAGGTCTACGCGCAAAGCCTGCAAACCGCCATGATCATTATGGCTTGCTTGTACCTCGGCAGCTCTCTGTGCTTCCTGTTGACCTGGGGCCGGATGGGCAAGGATATGGTAGACAGACAGGTTGTAAACCCGGTCAAGCCATAA
- a CDS encoding ABC transporter ATP-binding protein/permease, whose translation MQTLRDFWLLARPFWTSTEKRAAWLLLLGTVLMNLCLVGVNILTNFWNLHFYNALQALDYDAFLIGGAQFILLQLALATFTVAAFHFQQKLTLRWRRWSTRNTLQQWLQRHRYLKLQLNAPETDNPDQRIAEDIYLFISMSLKLSLGLMTSLVSLFSFLHILWQASSLVMLPIGGEEIIIPGLLVWAAMLYSILGTGGAFWLGRALPRLNFIQQKREADFRFSLMRLRENAEAVAQYRGEAEEDARFNRRLSAALENFWALVKQQKVVLGYSTFYMRTATVIPMFIMAPQFFAGAFPLGRLTQISAAFGEVHEAMAYLVRAFLEIAEWKAVVDRLMGFQKRLDSVKGEPGVQLEHQPGRLEIENLSLWLPDGKPLLNGLNLALQSGDRLLVQAPSGFGKSTLIRALTGIWSDASGKATYDLGSVLTLAQKPYLPLGSLRDMLWYPAPTRPEQDATLSHILQQCQLEHLTEHLDKEIDWSQTLSLGEQQRCAFVRTLLIRPNVLFLDESSSALDSAMEAHCYGLLTQTLPDAIIISVGHRASLEQLHTETLYLEEYAPQTAP comes from the coding sequence ATGCAGACATTACGTGATTTCTGGTTACTCGCCCGGCCCTTCTGGACCTCCACGGAAAAACGTGCAGCCTGGCTATTGTTGCTCGGAACCGTGCTCATGAACCTGTGCCTGGTGGGGGTCAACATCCTCACCAACTTCTGGAATCTGCATTTCTACAACGCCCTGCAGGCGCTGGACTACGACGCCTTTCTGATCGGCGGCGCCCAGTTCATCCTGCTGCAACTGGCGCTGGCCACCTTCACCGTTGCCGCGTTCCATTTTCAGCAGAAACTGACTCTGCGCTGGCGTCGCTGGTCCACCCGGAACACTCTGCAGCAGTGGCTGCAACGCCATCGTTACCTCAAGTTGCAGCTGAATGCCCCGGAAACCGACAACCCGGATCAACGGATAGCCGAAGATATCTATCTGTTTATCAGCATGTCGCTGAAGCTCAGCCTGGGGCTGATGACCTCACTGGTGTCGCTGTTCTCCTTCCTGCACATTCTCTGGCAGGCCTCGAGCCTGGTCATGCTGCCAATCGGCGGGGAGGAGATCATCATCCCCGGCCTGCTGGTCTGGGCCGCGATGTTATATTCGATTCTCGGCACGGGTGGGGCCTTCTGGCTAGGGCGCGCCCTCCCGCGGCTGAACTTCATTCAGCAGAAAAGAGAGGCGGACTTCCGGTTCTCGCTGATGCGCCTGCGTGAAAACGCCGAAGCCGTGGCGCAATACCGTGGGGAGGCAGAGGAAGATGCCCGCTTCAACCGGCGTCTGAGCGCCGCGCTGGAAAACTTCTGGGCCCTGGTGAAACAGCAGAAAGTGGTGCTCGGCTACTCGACCTTCTACATGCGCACCGCCACCGTGATTCCGATGTTTATCATGGCACCGCAATTCTTCGCTGGCGCCTTTCCCTTGGGCCGTCTCACGCAGATCAGCGCCGCCTTTGGCGAAGTCCACGAAGCCATGGCCTATCTGGTGCGTGCCTTTCTGGAGATTGCCGAATGGAAGGCCGTAGTCGACCGCCTTATGGGCTTTCAAAAACGTCTGGACAGCGTGAAGGGCGAGCCTGGCGTTCAGCTGGAACACCAGCCAGGGCGCCTCGAAATCGAAAATCTTTCGCTCTGGCTGCCCGATGGCAAACCCTTGCTAAACGGCCTGAATCTGGCCCTGCAGTCCGGCGACAGATTACTGGTGCAAGCCCCTTCCGGCTTTGGCAAATCCACCCTGATCCGCGCCCTGACCGGTATCTGGAGCGACGCCTCAGGCAAGGCTACCTATGATCTGGGCAGCGTACTGACGCTGGCGCAAAAGCCCTATCTGCCGCTCGGCAGCCTGCGCGACATGCTCTGGTACCCTGCCCCAACCCGCCCCGAGCAGGACGCCACCCTGAGTCACATACTGCAGCAATGTCAGCTTGAACATCTGACAGAGCATCTTGACAAGGAAATCGACTGGTCTCAGACCTTGAGCCTCGGCGAGCAGCAACGCTGCGCCTTTGTACGAACGCTGCTGATCCGCCCTAACGTACTGTTTCTGGATGAAAGCAGCTCGGCGCTGGACAGTGCCATGGAGGCTCACTGCTACGGATTGCTGACCCAGACCCTGCCCGACGCGATCATCATCAGCGTTGGACATCGCGCCTCACTTGAGCAGTTGCATACCGAAACGCTGTATCTGGAAGAGTACGCGCCGCAAACTGCACCCTGA
- the fhuF gene encoding siderophore-iron reductase FhuF produces the protein MSRLAEPAVLLPLLDQFSELYPGLKRPPVASQWSMNYLSVLLPATLAAVLAGKREIAFWDDEVALLHEVGQPAALKIPDQLNELTPDQRSEYWTRLLLEHLEPLMGTIAAWGGLAPKVLWGNLAAVWDGAFARLDPDLSLEGFAEAHRWLEQASVAAGRIRPRALQWMADSPAPEVCARIPLRRHCCLHYQLHAPVPGKPQVLCESCPKLLRLPQAEQASYLRSIYLGDH, from the coding sequence TTGAGCCGCCTTGCTGAGCCGGCTGTACTATTGCCGCTACTGGATCAGTTCTCTGAGTTATACCCGGGGTTGAAGCGCCCTCCGGTGGCTTCCCAGTGGTCGATGAATTATCTCAGCGTGCTCTTGCCCGCTACCCTGGCAGCAGTGCTGGCGGGCAAGCGGGAGATCGCGTTCTGGGATGACGAGGTCGCGCTGCTGCATGAGGTGGGCCAACCCGCAGCCCTGAAGATTCCCGATCAATTGAACGAGCTGACGCCGGATCAGCGTTCCGAGTACTGGACGCGCCTGCTGCTAGAGCATCTTGAACCGCTGATGGGCACTATCGCCGCCTGGGGTGGATTGGCACCCAAGGTGTTGTGGGGCAATTTGGCGGCCGTCTGGGATGGCGCATTTGCTCGCCTGGATCCTGACTTGAGCCTAGAAGGCTTTGCCGAGGCACATCGCTGGCTTGAGCAGGCCAGTGTGGCGGCAGGCCGCATAAGACCGCGGGCACTGCAATGGATGGCGGATTCCCCCGCACCTGAGGTCTGTGCGCGTATTCCGCTACGGCGACATTGCTGCCTGCATTACCAGTTGCATGCACCAGTACCGGGCAAGCCCCAGGTGCTGTGCGAGTCCTGTCCGAAATTACTCCGCTTGCCGCAGGCAGAGCAGGCCAGCTACCTGCGCTCGATTTATCTCGGCGACCACTAG
- a CDS encoding TonB-dependent receptor, with amino-acid sequence MNHFKRKTLVLAVAAGLMATNFAWADEAEKAGGALQLKDVVVTGEKFQRTQDSTLSSVAVITGEDIRSHGDQDLQAVLHRTPGVYAQSGNENWGIRGIPVSGFDDQGPAAMNGAVSVYVDDALQVNRLLTLNPLPLWDMEQVEIYRGAQSTTQGRNSLAGAIVMRTRNPTFNPEFAVQGNVGKYGERGASAVANGTLVDGVVAGRLAIDYQTADGYIENQSLNKDANLLRSSNIRGKLLILPSNDADLLLTFARTEQRSGINAVAANDGKPDYFNLYENTETYNTLEQNTATAKLDYRLDDLWTLTSVTSGTWSEHRSVLDFDRLPTVTQTAPRHHEQTLGSQELRLGYSAEHVEGLVGVYLGRFEGEIDDQLVNAGTVLLDQQGKTRIDSQALFGELNWEFVDRWQLITGLRWDHEKNRTRINYPTDVLGIAADPDADEEISSSVLLPKLGLSYALAENQLLGLTWQRGYRSGGVNVRTRATHESYDPEFTSTYELAWRGNWLNKRLRTNANLYHTTWKDQQVSFLDVSDDTVKVANAADSRMAGLELSAEYMVTAQLLLNAGLAYNDTKYNSFVRDGIDLSGYEFVHAPKEMANIGANYTFGNGLMLGGDVVYQGRSISNFDTSATTVIGTRYNDSVALVNLNAEYPLGDVTLSGYVRNLFDERYITNNQGDELLDVGAPMTLGMAARYDF; translated from the coding sequence ATGAACCACTTCAAAAGAAAAACGCTGGTACTGGCAGTGGCCGCTGGCCTGATGGCGACGAATTTCGCCTGGGCGGATGAGGCGGAAAAAGCCGGTGGTGCACTGCAGTTGAAGGATGTAGTGGTAACAGGCGAGAAGTTTCAGCGCACCCAGGACAGCACTCTGTCCAGCGTAGCGGTGATAACCGGTGAAGATATCCGTAGCCACGGTGATCAGGATCTGCAGGCCGTGTTGCACCGCACGCCAGGGGTGTACGCCCAGTCGGGTAACGAGAACTGGGGTATTCGCGGCATTCCGGTCTCCGGCTTTGATGATCAGGGCCCTGCGGCCATGAACGGAGCGGTATCGGTCTATGTTGATGATGCCCTGCAGGTCAACCGCCTGCTTACGCTCAACCCGCTACCGCTCTGGGATATGGAGCAGGTGGAGATTTACCGCGGAGCCCAATCCACTACCCAGGGGCGTAACTCGCTGGCTGGCGCCATTGTGATGAGAACCCGTAATCCCACGTTCAACCCGGAATTTGCCGTGCAGGGCAATGTGGGCAAGTACGGTGAGCGCGGCGCCTCGGCTGTCGCCAACGGCACGCTGGTGGATGGCGTAGTAGCCGGCAGGCTGGCGATCGATTATCAGACAGCCGACGGCTATATCGAGAACCAGTCGCTGAACAAGGATGCCAACCTGCTGCGCTCGTCCAACATCCGTGGCAAGTTGCTCATTCTTCCTTCAAATGACGCGGATCTGCTGCTGACCTTTGCCCGCACAGAGCAGCGCAGCGGTATCAACGCGGTAGCTGCGAATGACGGCAAGCCGGACTATTTCAATCTGTATGAGAACACCGAGACGTATAACACTCTGGAGCAGAACACGGCTACGGCCAAGCTGGACTATCGGCTGGATGATCTCTGGACCCTGACCAGTGTGACCTCCGGTACCTGGTCCGAGCATCGCTCGGTTCTCGATTTCGACCGTCTGCCAACGGTGACCCAGACTGCTCCTCGCCATCATGAACAGACGTTGGGTAGCCAGGAACTGCGTCTGGGCTATTCGGCGGAGCACGTTGAGGGGCTGGTTGGCGTATATCTGGGCCGGTTCGAAGGCGAAATAGACGATCAGCTGGTCAACGCCGGCACCGTGCTGCTGGACCAGCAGGGCAAAACCCGAATCGATAGTCAGGCTCTGTTCGGCGAGTTGAACTGGGAGTTCGTCGACCGCTGGCAACTGATTACTGGCTTGCGCTGGGATCATGAAAAGAACCGAACCCGCATCAACTACCCCACGGACGTGCTGGGTATTGCCGCCGACCCGGACGCAGATGAAGAAATCAGCTCCAGCGTGCTGCTGCCGAAGCTTGGCCTGAGCTATGCGCTGGCTGAAAACCAGTTGCTCGGCCTGACCTGGCAGCGCGGTTATCGCAGTGGCGGCGTCAACGTCAGAACCCGCGCCACGCACGAGTCATATGACCCCGAGTTCACCAGCACTTACGAGCTGGCTTGGCGTGGTAACTGGCTGAACAAGCGCCTGCGCACCAATGCCAACCTATATCACACCACCTGGAAAGATCAGCAGGTGTCTTTCCTGGATGTGAGTGACGACACGGTCAAGGTGGCTAATGCGGCGGACAGCCGTATGGCTGGCCTTGAGCTGTCGGCCGAGTACATGGTCACAGCGCAACTGCTGCTGAATGCCGGGCTGGCCTATAACGATACCAAGTACAACTCGTTCGTGCGTGACGGTATTGACCTAAGTGGCTATGAGTTTGTACATGCGCCGAAAGAGATGGCCAACATCGGTGCCAACTACACCTTCGGCAATGGTTTGATGCTGGGCGGCGATGTGGTTTACCAGGGCCGGAGCATTTCCAACTTCGACACCAGCGCTACCACTGTCATCGGCACCCGCTATAACGACAGTGTGGCGTTGGTAAACCTGAATGCGGAATACCCCTTGGGCGATGTCACGCTCAGTGGGTACGTGCGCAATCTGTTTGATGAGCGCTATATCACCAACAACCAGGGCGACGAATTGCTAGACGTCGGTGCGCCGATGACTTTAGGTATGGCCGCGCGTTACGACTTTTGA
- a CDS encoding MetQ/NlpA family ABC transporter substrate-binding protein: protein MKKLLTALAAAAALTTLPALAAEKISVAATAVPHAEILEFVKPALAEDGVELDIRVFTDYVQPNVQVAEKRLDANFFQHLPYLEEFNSSRGTDLVSVASVHVEPFGAYSSKIESLDDLPEGANVVIPNDATNGGRALLLLQKAGVITLKDQGNILSTPRDIAENPKDIRIRELEAATLPRVLNQVDLALINTNYALEAGLNPTEDALVIEGAESPYVNILVARSDNAESDAIQKLAKALNSPEVKAFIEEKYEGQVLPTFE from the coding sequence ATGAAGAAATTACTTACTGCCCTGGCCGCTGCTGCGGCGCTGACCACCCTGCCAGCCCTGGCTGCCGAGAAGATCTCCGTCGCGGCCACCGCCGTACCCCACGCCGAAATTCTCGAATTCGTCAAACCGGCCCTGGCCGAAGATGGCGTAGAGCTGGACATCCGCGTCTTCACCGATTACGTACAGCCCAACGTACAGGTCGCGGAAAAGCGCCTGGACGCCAACTTCTTCCAGCACCTGCCCTACCTGGAAGAGTTCAACAGCAGCCGTGGCACTGACCTGGTCAGCGTCGCCAGCGTGCATGTCGAGCCGTTCGGCGCCTACTCAAGCAAGATCGAGAGCCTGGATGATCTGCCCGAAGGCGCCAACGTGGTCATCCCCAACGATGCCACCAATGGCGGCCGTGCCCTGCTGCTGCTGCAGAAAGCTGGCGTGATCACCCTGAAGGATCAGGGCAACATCCTCTCCACCCCTCGTGATATCGCCGAAAACCCGAAAGACATCCGCATCCGCGAACTGGAAGCTGCCACCCTGCCGCGCGTACTCAACCAGGTAGACCTGGCACTGATCAACACCAACTACGCCCTGGAAGCCGGCCTGAACCCGACTGAAGATGCCCTGGTTATCGAAGGTGCCGAGTCGCCCTACGTCAACATTCTGGTCGCCCGTTCGGATAACGCTGAAAGCGACGCCATCCAGAAGCTGGCCAAGGCGCTGAACAGCCCGGAAGTGAAAGCCTTTATCGAAGAGAAGTATGAAGGTCAGGTACTGCCCACGTTCGAGTGA
- a CDS encoding methionine ABC transporter permease, translating into MEALFPNVIWPEIWQATLDTLSMLGGSIFFTIVLGLPLGVLLFLTGPRQMFEQKWFYQAMSLVVNILRSVPFVILLIVMIPFTVVIAGTSLGVAGAIPPLVIGATPFFARLVETALREVDRGIIEATQAAGATPRQIVTSALLPEAMPGIIAAVTVTAITLVSYTAMSGLIGGGGLGDLAVRYGYQRYQPDVMVVTVVLLLILVQVLQSIGDRLVVHFSRK; encoded by the coding sequence ATGGAGGCCCTGTTCCCCAACGTCATATGGCCGGAAATCTGGCAGGCCACGCTGGACACCCTGAGCATGCTCGGCGGCTCGATCTTCTTTACCATCGTGCTCGGCTTGCCGCTGGGCGTGCTGCTGTTTCTGACCGGCCCCCGGCAGATGTTCGAGCAGAAATGGTTCTACCAGGCGATGTCGCTGGTGGTAAATATTCTGCGCTCGGTGCCCTTCGTGATCCTGTTGATCGTGATGATTCCCTTCACGGTAGTGATTGCCGGTACCTCCCTGGGCGTCGCCGGCGCCATTCCACCGCTGGTGATTGGCGCCACCCCGTTCTTCGCAAGGCTGGTGGAAACCGCCCTGCGTGAAGTGGACCGCGGCATTATCGAGGCCACGCAGGCCGCCGGCGCCACGCCGCGGCAGATCGTTACCAGCGCCCTGCTGCCCGAAGCAATGCCGGGCATCATCGCCGCCGTGACCGTCACCGCGATTACCCTTGTGTCCTATACTGCCATGTCCGGCCTGATCGGCGGCGGCGGGCTCGGCGACCTGGCCGTACGCTATGGCTACCAGCGTTACCAGCCGGATGTCATGGTCGTTACCGTTGTGTTGTTGTTGATACTGGTCCAGGTGCTGCAAAGCATCGGCGACCGGTTGGTTGTGCATTTTTCACGCAAGTGA
- a CDS encoding methionine ABC transporter ATP-binding protein, whose protein sequence is MIDFKQVHKAYRVGGRSVPALQPTDLQIDRGEVFGIVGHSGAGKSTLLRLINRLEEPSGGSIVIDGEDVTQLDPKGLRAFRRQVGMIFQHFNLLSSKTVADNVALPLKLAGELSRAEINTRVAELLVRVGLTEHANKYPAQLSGGQKQRVGIARALSTNPKVLLCDEATSALDPQTTASVLQLLAQINRELNLTIVLITHEMDVVRRVCDRVAVMDAGVIVELGAVTEVFLHPQHPTTRRFVMEDEQIDEGIQRDDYAHVEGRILRLTFTGDATYAPLLGSVARETGVDYSILAGRIDRIKDTPYGQLTLALTGGDIDAALACFTRADVHMEVLR, encoded by the coding sequence GTGATTGATTTCAAGCAGGTGCACAAAGCCTATCGCGTAGGAGGCCGGTCAGTGCCTGCGCTGCAGCCGACCGATCTGCAGATCGACCGGGGCGAGGTGTTTGGTATTGTCGGCCACTCCGGCGCCGGCAAGAGCACCCTGCTACGCCTGATAAACCGCCTGGAGGAACCCTCCGGCGGCAGTATCGTTATCGACGGTGAAGACGTCACCCAGCTGGACCCCAAGGGCCTGCGCGCCTTCCGCCGCCAGGTCGGCATGATCTTCCAGCACTTCAATCTGCTGTCGTCCAAGACCGTGGCTGACAACGTCGCCCTGCCCCTGAAGCTGGCTGGCGAACTGAGCCGCGCCGAAATCAATACCCGCGTAGCCGAACTGCTGGTGCGCGTCGGCCTGACCGAGCACGCCAACAAGTACCCGGCGCAATTGTCCGGCGGCCAGAAGCAGCGCGTCGGCATTGCCCGTGCGCTATCGACCAACCCCAAGGTGCTGCTCTGCGATGAAGCCACCAGCGCGCTGGACCCGCAAACCACCGCTTCGGTATTGCAGCTGCTGGCCCAGATCAACCGCGAGCTGAACCTGACCATCGTGCTGATCACCCATGAAATGGATGTGGTACGCCGCGTCTGTGATCGCGTTGCGGTGATGGATGCCGGGGTGATTGTCGAGCTGGGCGCGGTGACCGAGGTGTTCCTGCACCCCCAGCACCCGACCACCCGGCGCTTCGTGATGGAAGACGAGCAGATCGACGAGGGTATACAGCGTGACGATTACGCCCACGTGGAAGGCCGCATACTGCGGCTGACCTTCACCGGCGACGCCACCTACGCGCCGCTGCTCGGCAGTGTCGCGCGGGAAACCGGCGTGGATTACAGCATCCTCGCCGGCCGTATCGACCGCATCAAGGACACGCCCTACGGCCAGCTGACCTTGGCCCTGACCGGCGGCGACATAGACGCCGCGCTGGCCTGCTTTACCCGCGCCGACGTGCATATGGAGGTACTACGCTAA
- a CDS encoding YoaK family protein produces the protein MPINLARRLAGRKRSTDANRHLGFVLAFVAGATNAGGFMAVQQHTSHMTGIVASMADNIALGGYGLVLSGIGGLLCFLLGAACTAVMVNYSRRQKMHGVFALPLLLEAALLLCFGLLGAKLSTISGLFVPVTVMLLCFIMGLQNALITKLSNAEIRTTHVTGIVTDIGIELGKLVYWNADKSLTLPKVSANRSRLTVLSLLLMSFFLGGVIGALGFKHIGYIATVPLALALVVLAIVPAVDDLLFLRRRSMRRRRR, from the coding sequence ATGCCAATCAATCTTGCCAGAAGGCTAGCCGGCCGAAAGCGCAGCACTGACGCCAACCGGCATCTGGGTTTCGTGCTGGCCTTTGTCGCCGGCGCTACCAACGCCGGTGGCTTTATGGCGGTTCAGCAACACACCTCACATATGACCGGCATCGTCGCCTCCATGGCGGACAACATTGCGCTGGGCGGGTATGGGCTGGTTTTGAGCGGCATTGGCGGTTTGCTGTGTTTTCTTCTGGGCGCCGCCTGCACGGCGGTGATGGTCAACTACTCACGCCGGCAAAAAATGCATGGCGTGTTTGCATTGCCGCTGCTGCTTGAGGCGGCTCTGCTGCTGTGCTTTGGTTTGCTCGGGGCAAAGCTGTCGACAATTAGCGGGCTGTTCGTGCCGGTGACCGTCATGCTGCTATGTTTCATCATGGGCTTGCAGAATGCCCTGATCACCAAACTGTCGAATGCGGAAATCAGAACCACGCACGTTACCGGCATCGTCACGGACATCGGCATTGAGCTTGGCAAACTGGTCTATTGGAATGCGGATAAGTCACTAACGTTGCCCAAGGTCTCGGCCAACCGATCCAGGCTCACAGTCCTGAGCTTGCTGCTGATGTCCTTCTTCCTCGGAGGGGTCATCGGTGCACTGGGGTTCAAGCACATCGGCTATATCGCGACGGTTCCGCTGGCACTGGCCCTGGTGGTACTCGCCATTGTGCCGGCAGTGGACGATCTGTTGTTCCTGAGGCGACGATCCATGCGCAGGCGAAGGAGATAA
- a CDS encoding GntR family transcriptional regulator, giving the protein MKEPRSLSAATLADPDPAASGQQKAETRGTSHHERIYRAISDAVIEHRLKPGARLREDALAEVFGISRTGIRKVLQRLALEQLITLTPGKGAAVARPTAEEAREIFDARRMIECALMARLATRITAAEIEEVRAVAQREQQALRGHEQSAAIRASAAFHARLAELAGNQTLAPFVAQLCSRSSLILAVYGHSGDLGCDCNDHNHLVDLLEARDSDGAAAFMHRHLDAIEGSLSIEDAVDETPDLRDVFAVYQQESAS; this is encoded by the coding sequence ATGAAAGAACCCCGGTCACTGTCTGCCGCCACTTTGGCTGACCCTGATCCTGCTGCGTCTGGCCAGCAAAAAGCCGAAACCAGAGGCACCAGCCACCACGAGCGAATCTACCGCGCCATCAGCGATGCGGTGATCGAGCACCGGCTCAAGCCGGGCGCGCGCTTGCGCGAGGATGCGCTGGCTGAGGTGTTCGGCATCAGCCGCACCGGTATCCGCAAGGTGTTGCAGCGCCTGGCCCTGGAGCAGTTGATAACCCTGACGCCCGGCAAGGGCGCGGCGGTGGCGCGGCCGACGGCGGAGGAGGCGCGGGAGATCTTTGATGCCAGGCGGATGATCGAGTGTGCCTTGATGGCTCGCTTGGCTACGCGCATTACCGCAGCCGAGATCGAAGAAGTGCGTGCAGTTGCCCAGCGTGAACAACAGGCGCTGCGTGGGCATGAGCAGAGTGCGGCGATCAGGGCGTCTGCGGCCTTTCATGCGCGCCTGGCGGAATTGGCGGGTAATCAGACGCTGGCACCGTTTGTTGCGCAGCTCTGTTCGCGCTCGTCATTGATTCTGGCGGTGTATGGGCACTCGGGCGACCTGGGTTGTGACTGCAATGATCACAATCACCTGGTGGATCTGCTGGAGGCGCGGGACAGTGACGGCGCAGCGGCCTTCATGCACCGGCACCTGGATGCGATCGAAGGTTCGCTGTCTATTGAGGATGCGGTGGATGAAACGCCGGATCTGCGCGATGTATTTGCTGTCTACCAGCAGGAAAGTGCCAGCTAG